Within the Rosa rugosa chromosome 2, drRosRugo1.1, whole genome shotgun sequence genome, the region TGTGTTCTTCAAAATTGAAGGTTGTTAGTTCAAAAATGTTATCCAAGTTGGCCATTTGCATTTTTCTGCAGATTTTGTGGATGTTTCCTGTTCTTGTTGATAGCTTTTTccctttgtcattcctagacaaaaagggggagaagtatTAGGGTGCCTTTGTGGCTGTTCCTTATTGCTAATGCTTCATGTGATCTTAAAATGTTTGGCTGCattgtttttcttgttctttaatTACCCATGCATTGTTTTTCTTGTGCCTTAATTGCCCATGCTTCACTTGGTATTTCTTGTGCAATTGTTTCAGGGTTGTTTTGCAGTTGCTATCTAAGTGTTAGGCTAGTATTGTGTTGCAAAGTAGTGTTTTGtttaggaatgccaaagggggagattgttagtataTCATGTTTGACATTCCTCACATTAACAAAACTTCTGTACCCTTTAAGCCCAAGAGTTAGAAGCTCAAATATGCAGCCCAAGCCCATAATTGTTTAATTACAATTCTTGTGGTTGTCTTGGTTGTCTTGCTGTCAAAGACTcacttgaagacttgaagatcaGTTTGCTGCCTTGCTGTCAGCTTCCCCATCTTAGCATGATTGCAACTTGCTTCCTCTTCTCTTGCTGTCGAAAGCCAAGGCCAAGTTTGAAAATTAGTTCAATTGCAACTTGATACCTCATCTCAGTTTGCTGCTTTTGCTGCCTTACTGTCGTGCTTCCCCATCCTATCTTAGCTTGCTGTCTTGTCCAGGGTCAAGCTTCAAGCTTGAAGATCAAAAGAAGTCCCCTCCTCATCATGGCTCCGGTAAGCTCATACATGGCATCTCTTTCACAAAGTCAATGGTTTGTCATGGGTTCCCTTCTTGTGTCAGCTTTGATTAAGGAATTTAGGAGTTGGCTTCTAAATTTGGTTTTCCAAATTGAATTTTGGGGAATGGGTTTTCATGAGCAATCTAAAATTAAGGGCATGGCTTTACCTACTCCAACTGAGCTTAGGGGGTTGTTAAGTGATTTTCctcttcctatatatatatgggttctcTGTTCCTATTCGGGTATTGAAAATATTTGGGTTTTCAATCCCTTTGTTGTTTAAAGTTctatctctttggttttctgtttttcaaattgtcttgttccatgttgaaaacaatttgaaaaacaacaaaccaTTCAATCATTCATACATATCATATCTTACATCCCATGAGGTCATTTGGGTATTGCAAACTTCAAAGGTGAAATCTCCAAAAAGAACTTGCTGCGTTCATAGCTTGTTTCATAGCTGAGATTTCTGAGTTGTTCACTTGTGTAAACAATTCGCAAGGAGTGATTACAACAGTCTAGTGAGTTAGTCTAGAAGGATTGCCGCGTCAGTGTAATCCCTgagttgtaaacttgtaatctgTTTTTCATTAGtgatttggttttggtcttTCAAGAGTTAAAGGTCACGCAGATGTTTCTCCCTCGATAGGGTGTTTACTGCGTTAACAAAACATGTGTTCTTTATTGCTTTAGTTGGTTTGGTTGATTGTTCAATACATTTTGTTCAATATCAGCACTCATGATTGATCACCCAGTTGCAATCCCTAAGAAAgtttttgaaggaaaaaaaattggttgtgagcctattcacccccctCTAGGCTCCTTTTAGGATCtacataatattttcttaatggCAAGTAGCTAGGCACTTCAATTGCAGCTTAttttgttcatatatatataatgctaTTCTCAAGTAattaaggatatccttacctaagcttatggaacggatttccagtttttaaCCACTTTTCGATAATATATTTATATCTTAACTGTTTagtttttaagtcctaatgtatagatcatctctgctaaatttcaaccaaattgatgatcgttaaagcATCCAAAAATGCAATTTACACAGActaaccgaatctgtcgaacaggaaccgttcgtgtacattgttgtaatttgcagttttaaataccttaacgatcatcaatttgtctgaaattttgcagaaatgatctatatattaggtcctaaaaactgaatgattaagatgtgaatatgtgatcgaaaagtggtcaaaaactgaaaatccgtacctaagcttaggtaaggatgtccttagccaagaaagaccgtatatatatatatatatatatatatatatatatatatatatatatatatatatatatatatatatatatatattctgcaAACTTCTTTGCCATAGTCTATGATCGATTATTATGGTATGATCCAATGACACTAAATTTCAAAGTGCTAGTAGCCGGCTAGCAGCACAGCTGTACATTACCAATGCAACAGAAGATTTGTTGCAACTACGACAAAAACCATGCCATGACTTGGTTAATAGTCTCCAATTGGTAAATCTTCAGCAGGAGAAGTTGAGAATGGGCCTATAGCATATGACTTGCAAAACTAGGCGATAATTTCACTCTCCATGCAAGACCTGTATATGACTTGAGTAGTGTTAATATCAGCTGCATGTGCTATGTCACAGCAGTTTTTCCCTCTCACCTCCAAGCGTATTTCTGGAGATGAATAGACTTTGATTTTGGTGATGAAATCCGCAGAGTGGTTACCACTTGATGAACAAGGCAGCAAACCACGCGGCGCTACTCTTGAATAAGTGGTAACAGTCTTGTTTCCTTCAACACGCTGATCAATagaatcaaaataaaacacaTGAGGAGCTTTACATGGATCGTTTGAGGGCCATCGCGTGTTGAACATGAAGAATGGTGGTCTCACATTCTTCTTATAAGGCCTGAATGTCTCGAGGGGTCTCTGTAAAGTACTCCGAGGGATAACATTTTCGTATATGTGAGCAGAGTAGCCCCATGAAATTGAGAaagaccagttacttggtctgTGGTAACATATGGTTTGTTGAAGAAGACGAGACCGGTCAACTCTTGCTGCCTTCATGAGGTGGTTAACGGACTCGGAACGGTTCATGGAGGGGAAGATTGGGTCAACGGCGTCAAGGTGGTGGAGGGAGAGGAATGGAGACTGTGGATGACTTGATAGAAGACCTGATATGTCACCATGGAGATCAATCTGTAATTACAATAAACACCAAAAAGCCTTAAAATCACCAGTAAAAAATATTAAATGGATCAcaatgatttgattttgatcaCAGCAAAGATCCTGGTCTTTCAAAACCTAAATCCTAATACTGTTTCAAGAAAGGAAATACTAACTTTTTCAATAAACTAATCAGTTACATAGAATTTGTAATTAAATAAAAGGGTGATTACCTGGTGAAACCCCTTTTCTTGAGTCAGAGAAACTCCTAAATCGGTTAAACATTCATGCAACATAAAATCACTAACCCTCAAGTAAGGATATCTCTCAATACATTGATCCAACTTTGTTGACAATGCTGCCACTAGTGGGTAACTCAAGGCATAACCAGCACCACCAAATGCCATATCAAACGAAAAATCGAAATTAGACTTAATACACTCCGAACTTGTTCCGATGTAATGGTACTTAGTATGGTCATACTTTGCTAGAACATCAACCAAATTATCAACAAGAAGAATGGTATCATCATCTGCCATTACATACCATCTTACATCCTTGTCACCCTCTCTAAACGTCTCCAAAACTGTACGCAATATTCGTACTTGGACCGGACTCACAATCTTCGGGTACACTTTTAATCCAGTGATGTCCTCATTGACTCGAAAAGGAGGAAAAGATGAAGGCCAAGGGAGAAACTGTTTGGTAGGAGCTCTATCCAAAAAGAGGTATCCGCGGGTGACATTTGGTTGCCACCATGCCTCAATGTATGTTTTTTTCTGCTTCCACGTCTTCATGGAGCCAACTATTCCGATCACAATGTGGCTAAAATTGGTAGGAGGGTGACTGACGGGACATGTCGTCGCAGCTGGGAaggtttgtttgaaggtttccAGGAGATTGGAAGGTtgataattaattgatttatcAAAGAACAAGATGTAAAACAATATCAGAATTAAGCTTGAAATGGCTAGAGTTTTGAATAAAGCTCCAAGCGAGAATGGGGTCGCTAGTTTTTGTTGAGTTATGGTAGAGTTGAGGGAGAGTGGGGAGCACATCTTCAAGGAGAGAATGGCGCAGAGGGTTGATTATTCAACATGGAAGCAGTACTAAAAAAACATTCTCTGTTGGCAATTAACGTCTGAATTACGTTTCCATTTATTGAGGTTTTGAGAATTTTAAAGggttttgacttttgaagtCCATGATAATtcttgggtgtgtgtgtttggtggggtggtaaggctttggtctcatatataagcggtcaggagttcgagcctcatccagggtgggaatggggtggggtttttaaaataaaaaaaagtccaTGATAATTCTTAATTGGTTAAGTTTTGCTAATACATCTGATTGTCTTGTTCTTACTCTACATATATTatttaagaatttttttttggtcagaatATTATATATGAAGTTGATTCCTCGTTAGAAAGGATAAACAATGAAGATCTAATGTCAGGATCCATGTGCGCGTTCAGAAGTCTAGAAATAGGATCCGACTCCTCTAAAACAAGAAGGgtgtgaatttacttcaatttcataaaatctgaaCTCTCTGTCTAATCGAAAGGTCATGACAATTGACACATCACTCTCCcactaattttttgtttttaccaaATTCCAGTTAACTTGCCGTTAatcctagaaaaaaaaaaacaattcttaggttcacccctgggTGAACAAGTATATTCACCCCTATTATCGATTAActcacttttacttaataaatttataatccaacggtccatatcttaaataaacatttaaagatcatctctgtaaaaaatcaatcgaatcggaaatcgtttaattatctaattgaatcaaataaatagacggttctaacaacacttactgctattatgatgaaccgtccatgtatttcatataaatgaataattaaaaggtcttcaatttgatagattttttacagaactaatctttgtattacattatacaacttgaatggttggattagaaaattaaaaagttattatgcgttaatcataAGAGATGGTGAATATGCTGCTTCACCCCAAGGGGTGAACCTGACAATTAAATTAGGGTTTTCTCGTAAGTGTCAAGTTCCTTAATTGtgcttccttttttattttctctttaatTGCTTCCATTGCTGGACATTAACCATGGAATGACTTCTTGCATTTTTGTTAATTAATAAATTCATCAAGAAAGCTATGCATTCCCTTTCCTTCCAACACAAACCCaaaaaacatcaagttcagtgtGCATTTTGGTCTTCAATCATGGTTTTCTTATTCAAATATATTGATTGATTCCTATATTTTGGGCATCTTCAGATCTGACTGAGGGCGGCGTTGAGAAACTGTGGTTGCTGTGGAATTAAGGAGGAGTTTGGTAGGGAAAGGTTGAATCTTTGAATGCAATGAGTATGCGACTTTGTTGTAGCAATCAGAACATTGACATCACTGTTTGGGCATTCATGAACATCATGAGTTATTGTGGATGCAACAGTTAATCTAGATTTTGGAAAAGAGAGAAATTGAAAGAATTGCAAAAGTTAAAAATAGAAAGATTGATATGTCACTTGCGAAAGTTGTTTTTCATTAGAAAAAAACAGGTTATTCGTTCATGAGAACAGCCATGGAAGCAAAGATCGAGAAATATAAAAGGAAGCACAAGGAAGGAACTTGACGCAAAGGAGAAACACTGACGGGAAAtctcctaattttttttttctagagttAACGGTAAGTTAACTGAGGTTTAGACCAGAAATCAAAAATTGGTGGAAAAGTGATATGTCAATTGTCAGGACTCTTAGATTAGACAGATAGAGGgtccagattttatgaaattgaagtaaattcacaccctcctcactttagaggagccggatccccGGTAATGGATAAACATTTCTAGATTTACCGGAGATTTAATGTATGAATATATGGGTCAGACAAAGAAGAATGAGAAGAAGACAGTGGCAACTTCAGACCAGATTATCGTTGACTGCATGAGGCAGGCTTTCGTTTTCCCATTCTGCTTGCAAGTTTAATTGTGTTTTAGGAGAAAGTTATGCGTCACATTAATGTATTGGTGCATCAATTGTAGATCAATATTCTTTTACTTCGTTTAGTTCatggaagggaaatcaattcccttgtctttccCATAAGGATGAGAAATTAAAATTCCTATCAAGTTTCCTTTCCTATGTTTGGTAAAGCAAGGAAAGCATTTAGGAAAAaccatttgatttcccttccagtaagtgtttggttggtgcaggcaaggaaagacaaaaatatatcaatgtttcaataatacccttatattttaaaataaaaaataaaaaaaaataaaaaaagatcaTGGAAATTCAAAAGTACACCAATTTTGTCAATAGCACATTTGAGCAAGGATATTGTAGCCCAAAATTTTCGTAATAAATGCTGGGAAAGGAGAAGGGAAAATCAATCTCATGGGTCTGAAAGGAATGATCTTCTCTCTATTCTCCCCTCGAAAATACTTCCAAAGTTTGTGcctaccaaacaaaggaaatgaATGACTTTCCTCCTCAAATCCatgaaccaaacatggccttatAGTAAAGAAGCTCCTTGCTTCGTAGATTAACTCAAAATTAGGCGTTAAACTAGTGTACTAATACATGAAGCTAGTCTAGCTTTATATAAATTTATATACGGTACATTAATGTTATGTATTGATGGACCTTTGGAATTCATTAAAAAGTTTTCTTATCAATTCAATTAGTCTACTACTATTTTCTCATAATTATTAGAAGACGCCCCTTCAATCGCCCAGAGATCAAAACTAAAAGATTGGAATTTATACTGTTCTTAATAATAAAAGTTTTATGTTCCCACGTTCAACGGTTCAAGTCATATGTTTAACTAGACGTCGGGCAAAAGAAGCTATTAATTTGACCCGTGCAACACACGAAACACAAGTCTTCAAAATGAAACCAATTCAAAGACAAACGAGCGAGTTATTGCTTGCAAAAGAAACTGTGAATTGCATAAATTGCGGAACAATTTCGTCAAGTCTTTTATAAATGATGAGTTCTCGACCAGTTGAGCATGTTTAAGACTTTTAACCTAAACTTTAGTACATATTAAAACAAGCATCGCACACTGTAATTAAGGAAAACAGCAAGGACAAAACCGCTACTTCATTTCGACAGTGCTAGGGGATTTAGATATATTCAGATATTGGCCTTGTTTCGAGTGTTGCAATTTGTGGGTTGTGATATTCCATGTTAATATATTAGTTAGCTCCAACTCCAGTCTTCAGCCAGTGAATCAGACCATAAACCAAACTGATTGGATTGACCTACATATGGAGTTATTGACCAAAATCTTTTCCAGAACTTCCTATTATCAAAAGTATTAATTGTCTACGCATATAAAAGCTAAAATGGCATGAAGCTTGTAAGAAGTGGTGACTTGCTAGATAATTATATAACTTCATCCATTAATCTGACCGGAAGTacaagtttttatttattttggtaagaattaaaaaataataatggaaACGTGTtctagagaaactgaaattgagaggaatttgctatgtattctcattgataataggggcctctttatatagaggattacaatgcatagaatctcaatcatacaaggaaagtaattctacattgattaggattctagatccttctaattaaatcctattaccactaggtcaagtaacctagagtttgggctaaacacaaatagagatatccttaaacactcccccttgtgttgtccaaacgcggtgcttctctcgttgcctcgttaaaaaccttgccgagtaacaaaaacccagtgggacaaaaataacctcggtcgaaggggaaaaagagcacaacacacccttcacgtttcgaggtgaacatgtagacatctccccctgatgtctgcgcctccccctgatgactatgatcatgggagttcagataatttccgcaagccaattcttgccacatgtttctcgaacgtggatttgggcaatgacttagtaaacaagtctgcctcattgtcctcagatcgaacctggttcactttgatcttgaggagattctgttgttgctgattgtagaagaatttgggcgatatatgcttggtgttgtcgcctttgatgtagccttgcttcatttgttcaatgcaagcagcattatcctcataaatgctcgtaggctcatctgtggtagacttcaaaccacaattgcttcgaatatgcgtaactatggatcgaagccatatacattcacgaactgcttcgtgaagagcaataatctctgcatgattcgaagaagtagcgactaaggtctgttttgtagacctccaagatatcgcggtctttcccatggtaaaaacataaccagtttgggagcgacctttgtgtgggtcagagaggtacccagcatcagcaaaaccttccaaaacacttatatcgctttgggatggggataggggacgcagtccaccatgtgtggcgtccctgccacttgatgggtccgaatccatcttctctctgtagggatagaacaagcccatatcgatcgtaccacttaggtatcgaaagatatctttaacaccagtccaatggcgtcgtgtaggcgcagagctatatctagctagcaagttcacagtgaatgagatatccggtcttatgcattgagctaagtacaataatgcgcctattgcacttaggtagggcacctctgcctctagcacttcttcatcgtcatcttttggacgaaattgatccttctttggatcaagactacggacgaccattggggtgcttgaaggcttaatcttgtcagtgttgaaacgcctaagcatcttttgggtataagctgattgatgaatcaggataccatctctacggtgctcaagttctaaaccgaggcaaaaccgtgttttcccaagatctttcatctcaaactcggatttcaagtgttcagcggtttcccttaactctttaagggtgccaattatgttcatgtcatcgacataaaccgctactattgcaaatccggaacttgtcctttttatgaacacacatgggcatagttcattgttgacatatccctttccaatcaagtagtcacttagacggttataccacatccgtccggattgtttcaatccatatagtgagcgtttcaatctaatcgcaaacgttctccgtggtttagagccacttgatttgggtaactgaattccgtctggaatcttcatgtatatctccgtatctagatccccatatagatacgcagtaaccacatccataagctgcatgttcagtttttcggaaactaccaaactgacaaggtagcggaacgttatgacgtccattacgggagaataggtctcctcgtagtcgattccagggcgttgtgagaaaccttgcgccacaaggcgagctttgtaccttacaatctcgtttttctcattacgctttctaacgaatacccatttgtgaccaactggtttggtgttgggcggtattggcacaaccggtccgaatacctttcttttcgctagagaatcaagttctgcctggatcgcatctttccactttggccaatcagctctacgttggcattcatcaacggagcgtggttcgatgtcatcggtctcaataatctcacgcgccactgaatacgcgaatacatcatcaataatgatggagtttctttcccacgtcccatgtacactagtgtaattaacagagatctctacgttctcaatgataggttctgacattgaggcgtcccccaatgatgtctcttggacataaccataatccggaacattctcatgggacggattttgtgtatcgatgatcaaaggatttatttgtgcctcattcgctctctttctagggcgagtatccttcgaaccaatcggtctaccgcgctttcttgcgggacctgcggccatagatgccacatcattgccctGTTGGGCAATGGcaccatctcctggtgtcacaggagaggcgtgatgtccagtatttgggacatcgatccttgcaggcacgtttgcagcaggtatgtgtgatctcgtcactttggcaacatcagaaaacgcatcaggcagagtgtctgctacgttctggagctcgattattcttcgcacttcaagttcggactgtgcggtacggggatcgagatgagacatagtggggacagaccacgacaattcctgtcgttcctgttgaacatatgtgttcttatctccccctaacgaggggaagactgtctcatcaaagtgacaatccgcaaatctagcggtaaagagatcgcctgtcaagggttcaaggtagcggacgatcgttggagattcatatccaacataaatgcccattcgtcgttgtggacccatcttagtacgctgtggcggcgtaataggcacataaatggcacacccaaaaatgcgtaagtgcgagatatcgggctcgtacccagtcactagctgtaacgcagagtaagattgggtggcagtgggtcgtagacgaattagcatcgctgcatgcaatattgcatatccccaagcagaaacagggaggttggtgcgcataaccaatgtccgtgctatcatctgtagtcgtttgatagcggcttctgcgagaccattttgggtatgaacatggggaactggatgctgtacatcaatccccagtgacatgcaatagtcatcgaatgttttcgatgtaaactccccagcattatcaagtcgaattgacttaataggatggttagggtagtgagcccgtagacggataatctgggcgaggagtttagcataagcagcatttcgagtggacagtaGCGCGatatgtgaccagcgtgtcgtcGCATTAACCaaaaccataaagtatttaaaaggtccgcatggtggttgaatgggtccacagatatccccttggattctctgtaagaacggaatgagtattttgggatcctttgcgtaggacggtctcggtcctaatttcccgaaggaacaggctttgcagaaagagcgaggggcctgagaagcaaccaatgaagattttggttgggtctgagcgtctgtagcgctattagaagcaaagtgtgtgactacatctcccattatagcgttagagccatggaaattggtgtgtgtggcgtcatggccactaggaggaacaaccatggcgtcatgctcatggttggcgccattaatggcgtcatcacatgggacttgggcggtcctatggcgccccaagacggctgcagctccagatgctgcaattgttgcggtcttgctaagtcctggaatcaattatcgattcttgcttcttctcactctgaagaatggatgtccgtgtgaagtctttagtatacggagcatcatatcacgaccaggatgtcctagtcggtca harbors:
- the LOC133728845 gene encoding uncharacterized protein LOC133728845, whose product is MCSPLSLNSTITQQKLATPFSLGALFKTLAISSLILILFYILFFDKSINYQPSNLLETFKQTFPAATTCPVSHPPTNFSHIVIGIVGSMKTWKQKKTYIEAWWQPNVTRGYLFLDRAPTKQFLPWPSSFPPFRVNEDITGLKVYPKIVSPVQVRILRTVLETFREGDKDVRWYVMADDDTILLVDNLVDVLAKYDHTKYHYIGTSSECIKSNFDFSFDMAFGGAGYALSYPLVAALSTKLDQCIERYPYLRVSDFMLHECLTDLGVSLTQEKGFHQIDLHGDISGLLSSHPQSPFLSLHHLDAVDPIFPSMNRSESVNHLMKAARVDRSRLLQQTICYHRPSNWSFSISWGYSAHIYENVIPRSTLQRPLETFRPYKKNVRPPFFMFNTRWPSNDPCKAPHVFYFDSIDQRVEGNKTVTTYSRVAPRGLLPCSSSGNHSADFITKIKVYSSPEIRLEVRGKNCCDIAHAADINTTQVIYRSCMESEIIA